From a region of the uncultured Desulfatiglans sp. genome:
- a CDS encoding Outer membrane protein/peptidoglycan-associated (Lipo)protein, with product MRRSFFMAFLLIAVGAFFVGCATAPQPLTPFQAYDLNPKVKSGDYTQSVDNFIVVFDGSTSMSDKCQGHKKLDLARETVNRMNQTIPAIKLNGALRTFGQGSCIPGDPTSVIYGPAPYVSADMAKAIAKITCTGGNTPLGEAMEASAAELKAMQGPTAMIIFSDGEATDKAVPAAEALKKEFPGLCIYTVQIGDSKTGKAVLDEVAKAGNCGFATNAKDIMGGAEMAAFVEKVFLTKAAAKPKAVGKLDSDGDGVPDDIDQCPGTPKGAKVDERGCWVIPNVLFDFDKDTVKPQYQGVLDDVVRVLKLNPNVMIQLDGHTDSIGTDQYNMGLSQRRANSVKKYLEKAGIVSGRLTTKAYGESKPIAPNKIDGKDNPAGRAKNRRVELSPVF from the coding sequence CCCTGACGCCTTTCCAGGCGTATGATCTGAACCCCAAAGTCAAATCGGGGGATTACACCCAAAGCGTTGACAATTTCATCGTGGTCTTCGACGGCTCCACCTCCATGTCAGACAAGTGCCAGGGGCACAAGAAGCTGGATCTCGCGCGGGAAACAGTCAACCGCATGAACCAGACGATCCCCGCCATCAAGCTCAACGGAGCGCTGCGCACCTTCGGGCAGGGCAGCTGCATCCCGGGGGACCCAACCTCCGTCATCTACGGACCGGCTCCTTACGTGAGCGCCGACATGGCCAAAGCGATCGCCAAGATCACCTGCACCGGCGGCAACACTCCCCTGGGAGAAGCGATGGAGGCCTCCGCTGCTGAGTTGAAGGCCATGCAGGGCCCAACCGCCATGATCATCTTCAGCGACGGCGAAGCCACCGACAAGGCCGTTCCTGCGGCCGAAGCCCTCAAGAAGGAATTCCCCGGGCTCTGCATCTACACGGTTCAGATCGGCGACAGCAAAACCGGCAAGGCCGTCCTCGATGAAGTCGCCAAGGCCGGGAATTGCGGATTTGCGACCAACGCCAAGGACATCATGGGCGGCGCCGAGATGGCCGCTTTCGTCGAAAAGGTCTTCCTGACCAAGGCTGCCGCAAAACCGAAGGCTGTTGGAAAACTTGACAGCGACGGCGACGGCGTGCCCGACGATATCGATCAGTGCCCGGGCACCCCCAAGGGGGCCAAGGTGGATGAGAGAGGCTGCTGGGTCATTCCGAACGTCCTCTTCGACTTCGACAAAGACACCGTCAAGCCTCAGTACCAGGGTGTCCTCGACGATGTCGTACGCGTCCTCAAACTCAATCCCAACGTCATGATCCAGCTGGACGGACATACGGACAGCATCGGCACCGACCAGTACAACATGGGCCTCTCCCAGAGACGAGCCAACTCCGTCAAGAAATACCTCGAGAAGGCCGGCATTGTTTCGGGTCGTCTGACCACCAAGGCCTACGGCGAGTCCAAGCCGATCGCCCCGAACAAGATCGACGGCAAGGATAATCCGGCCGGCAGGGCAAAGAATCGGCGCGTCGAGTTGTCGCCTGTCTTCTAG
- a CDS encoding hypothetical protein (Evidence 5 : Unknown function), with amino-acid sequence MAKIKEIHRVRGGDLVAAAQANAQVDLVEIRQEARFRR; translated from the coding sequence TTGGCCAAGATCAAGGAAATCCATCGGGTGCGCGGAGGCGATCTGGTGGCCGCCGCGCAAGCAAACGCGCAGGTCGACCTAGTAGAGATAAGGCAAGAAGCCCGTTTCCGTAGGTAA
- the mscS gene encoding Small-conductance mechanosensitive channel, translating to MQDSLQVVMHYLTTYGINVIGALIILILGKIGAGIARRIVTRVLRKSNTDASVISFVAGLAYALVLVFAVLAALAKFGVQTTSFIAVLGAAGLAVGLALQGSLANFAAGFLLLVLRPFKTDDYIDAAGVSGSVKEIHLFTTTLVTPDNIKIIVPNSKIFADTIKNFSAYDIRRLDMVVGIGYGSSIEKAIEVLQDLIKKDPRILPEPELQIVVAELADSSVNLFVRPWVKKADYWDVKFDFTHAVKKAFDQNDIEIPFPQRTIHMVNP from the coding sequence ATGCAGGATTCTCTTCAAGTTGTCATGCATTATCTAACCACTTACGGCATCAATGTAATCGGCGCCCTTATCATTCTGATCCTCGGTAAGATCGGCGCCGGAATCGCCCGAAGGATCGTCACCAGAGTCCTTCGCAAGTCCAACACCGATGCCTCGGTGATCTCGTTTGTCGCCGGTCTGGCGTATGCGTTGGTCCTCGTTTTTGCCGTATTGGCCGCCCTCGCCAAATTCGGCGTTCAGACCACCTCATTCATCGCCGTCCTGGGCGCCGCAGGCCTGGCCGTCGGCCTTGCGCTGCAAGGCTCCCTTGCAAACTTCGCGGCCGGTTTTCTTTTACTGGTCCTACGCCCATTCAAGACCGACGACTACATCGATGCCGCCGGAGTAAGCGGCAGTGTAAAGGAGATCCATCTATTCACCACCACGCTCGTGACTCCCGACAACATCAAAATCATCGTCCCCAACAGCAAGATCTTCGCCGATACCATCAAAAACTTTTCGGCATACGATATACGCCGCCTAGATATGGTCGTCGGCATCGGTTATGGATCCTCCATTGAAAAGGCCATCGAGGTGCTTCAGGACCTCATCAAGAAAGACCCCCGGATCCTGCCTGAGCCCGAGCTGCAGATCGTAGTCGCGGAGCTGGCCGATTCCAGCGTGAACCTCTTTGTACGTCCATGGGTCAAGAAGGCCGACTATTGGGATGTAAAATTCGATTTCACCCATGCCGTCAAGAAGGCATTCGATCAAAACGACATTGAAATTCCCTTTCCTCAGCGCACCATCCACATGGTCAACCCATAG